The proteins below are encoded in one region of Bacteroidales bacterium:
- the porV gene encoding type IX secretion system outer membrane channel protein PorV: MTVKNLLFLTLFLLCNQLFAQHIDSVDVSGKHLRYNPVRHAVPFLTISPDSRSSGMGDVGAATSPDIYSVNWNVGKLANIEGKTGIALGYTPWLKRLVKDIHLSYLTGYYRLDENQVFGGSLRYFSLGQVVFRDNTGQEITVFIPNEFAFDGAYSRKLGTSFSMGLAARYIFSDLTGTLSSGTDVLKPAHAFAVDLGSYYHTKLDVGDIPSVVTAGLAFTNIGTKVTYSANNKYFLPMNLRLGGGLAMELDDYNKLSLYADLNKLMVPTHADSIGSGSNTISVPVAIFKSFSDAPGVNGSVFREEMQEIMISVGVEYVYSKLFAVRAGYFHEHERKGNRKYVTAGAGLKFNALGIDLSYLIPVIAHHPLSQTIRFSLVLDIGAMSN, encoded by the coding sequence ATGACTGTCAAAAACTTATTATTTTTAACTTTATTCTTATTATGTAATCAGCTGTTTGCCCAACATATAGATAGTGTTGATGTAAGTGGAAAACATCTGCGTTATAATCCTGTACGTCATGCTGTTCCATTTTTAACTATATCTCCCGACTCTCGATCATCAGGTATGGGAGATGTTGGTGCAGCCACCTCTCCCGACATATATTCAGTAAATTGGAATGTTGGGAAACTTGCAAATATTGAAGGGAAAACAGGCATAGCATTGGGCTACACGCCATGGTTAAAAAGACTTGTTAAAGATATACATCTTTCATATTTAACAGGTTACTACCGATTAGACGAGAATCAAGTTTTTGGAGGGTCATTAAGATACTTTTCATTAGGTCAAGTGGTTTTTCGCGATAATACTGGACAAGAGATTACGGTTTTTATACCTAATGAGTTTGCTTTCGATGGAGCATATTCCCGAAAACTTGGAACATCTTTTTCTATGGGATTAGCCGCACGATATATATTTTCCGATCTAACGGGTACACTCAGTTCTGGTACAGATGTTCTAAAACCAGCACACGCGTTTGCTGTTGATTTAGGCTCATACTATCACACAAAGTTAGATGTAGGAGATATTCCGTCTGTTGTTACAGCTGGGCTAGCTTTCACAAATATTGGTACAAAAGTTACTTATTCTGCAAACAATAAGTATTTTTTACCTATGAATCTACGTCTTGGGGGAGGATTAGCAATGGAATTAGATGATTATAACAAATTATCGCTTTATGCTGATCTTAATAAACTTATGGTTCCTACACATGCTGATAGTATTGGCAGTGGTAGTAATACTATTTCTGTTCCTGTTGCAATTTTTAAATCATTCAGTGACGCCCCCGGTGTAAATGGCAGTGTTTTCAGAGAAGAAATGCAAGAAATCATGATTTCTGTTGGTGTTGAATATGTTTATAGTAAACTTTTTGCAGTCCGTGCAGGATATTTTCATGAACATGAAAGAAAAGGAAACAGAAAATATGTAACTGCTGGTGCAGGACTTAAATTTAATGCCCTGGGAATAGATTTATCATATTTAATTCCTGTAATTGCACATCACCCTTTGTCGCAAACTATCCGATTTAGCTTGGTGTTAGATATTGGTGCCATGTCAAATTAA
- a CDS encoding 2-C-methyl-D-erythritol 2,4-cyclodiphosphate synthase: MQHFRVGFGYDVHRLAEGETLVLGGINIEHYKGTVAHSDGDVLIHAICDALLGSVALGDIGKHFPDNDNSYKNINSCILLERVCELIHSKGYKIGNIDCTISLQKPKIAQFIESMRKKIAQTINADIENISIKATTSEKLGFVGSEEGVEAYSTVLIYK, encoded by the coding sequence ATGCAACACTTTAGAGTAGGATTTGGATACGATGTGCATCGGCTTGCTGAAGGCGAAACTTTAGTCCTCGGTGGTATTAATATTGAGCATTATAAAGGAACAGTTGCTCATAGTGATGGTGATGTTTTAATACATGCTATCTGCGACGCACTTTTAGGTTCTGTAGCTTTGGGGGATATAGGGAAACATTTTCCTGACAATGATAATAGTTATAAAAACATTAACAGCTGTATTCTTTTGGAAAGAGTATGTGAGTTAATTCATAGTAAGGGATATAAAATAGGAAATATAGATTGTACAATATCTTTACAAAAACCTAAAATTGCTCAATTTATCGAGTCAATGCGAAAAAAAATTGCACAAACAATTAATGCTGATATTGAAAACATAAGTATAAAAGCAACTACTTCTGAGAAGCTTGGATTTGTAGGGTCAGAAGAAGGTGTTGAGGCTTATTCTACTGTACTTATATATAAATAG
- a CDS encoding OmpA family protein: protein MRNTHILFLILLFQLPLFLLAQDIPFDRSSFGKDRENLRIALRAIRDGDSYYMLGQYNKALESYQKAQVINPNNSELNYMIGYMYLYVERYSALPYMKKAYELNPGVRPDVLYLLGLSYHYNEQFEEAKEYYAKFQKQLLPGDKEDMDAVTKRIEECNNGIELMKMPARAFITNLKELNSKYSDHSPVISTDESVMLFTSTREGSVGGKQNAYDGEYDEDIYISYKTHGKWGVPVNAGEPLNTRSEDATVGLSADGQSLLIYNGQRGRGDLQISVLKGDEWSWPEWLSSEINSKYQESSASFANNDRMLYFISERPGGVGGKDIWFSTKDSRGRWSEAKNLGSAINTPYDEESVFMHPDGRTLYFSSMGHKTMGGYDIFRSVKQDDGTWSKPENLGAPINTADDDLSFVISASGRNGYLSSKRKGGMGQHDIYLVTFLGPEKPMVLSNEDHLLASLNQTITDNAMEKTVELKTIRLTVVKGVITDAISGNPIEAEIEVIDNEKDEVVFSNRSNSKTGRFLVSLPSGKNYGLAVKADGYLFHSENFNIPKTSAYREIEKEINLHNIKKDAKIVLRNVFFETGKANLRIESYPELNRLANVMKEIPTLKIEISGHTDNVGGEAMNLKLSKDRAKSVVDYLIITQEIAPERITYAGYGFSQPIADNITEDGRQQNRRVEFKVISE from the coding sequence ATGCGAAATACACATATATTGTTTTTAATACTTCTTTTCCAATTACCGCTATTTCTGTTAGCACAAGATATCCCGTTTGATAGATCATCTTTTGGAAAAGATAGAGAGAATTTGCGTATTGCGTTAAGAGCTATACGTGATGGAGATTCATATTATATGCTAGGACAGTACAACAAAGCATTGGAAAGCTATCAAAAAGCTCAAGTTATTAATCCAAACAATTCGGAGTTAAATTACATGATAGGTTATATGTACCTATATGTTGAGAGATATAGTGCATTGCCATATATGAAAAAAGCTTATGAACTCAATCCGGGTGTCAGGCCGGATGTTTTATATCTTTTAGGGTTATCTTATCACTACAACGAACAGTTTGAAGAAGCTAAAGAGTATTATGCAAAATTTCAGAAACAACTACTGCCGGGTGATAAAGAAGATATGGACGCAGTTACAAAGAGAATTGAAGAGTGTAATAATGGGATAGAGTTGATGAAAATGCCAGCTCGTGCATTTATTACTAACCTTAAAGAGTTAAATAGTAAATATTCTGACCACTCGCCAGTAATTTCAACTGACGAATCGGTAATGTTATTTACCTCAACTCGTGAAGGTTCGGTCGGTGGTAAACAGAACGCATATGACGGTGAGTATGATGAAGACATTTATATAAGTTATAAAACTCATGGAAAGTGGGGTGTACCTGTTAACGCTGGAGAACCTTTAAATACACGTTCTGAGGACGCAACAGTAGGTCTTTCTGCCGATGGTCAAAGCTTATTGATATACAATGGTCAACGCGGTAGAGGCGACTTGCAAATCAGTGTGCTTAAAGGAGATGAATGGAGTTGGCCCGAATGGCTAAGTAGTGAAATAAATAGCAAATACCAAGAATCAAGTGCCTCTTTTGCAAATAATGACAGAATGTTATACTTTATTAGCGAGAGACCAGGAGGAGTGGGAGGTAAAGACATATGGTTTTCAACAAAAGATTCAAGAGGCAGATGGTCAGAGGCTAAGAATTTAGGATCAGCAATAAATACTCCTTACGACGAGGAAAGTGTGTTTATGCACCCAGATGGAAGGACGCTCTACTTTAGCTCCATGGGACACAAAACCATGGGAGGATACGATATTTTTCGTTCAGTAAAGCAAGATGACGGCACATGGTCAAAGCCAGAAAACCTAGGTGCACCAATAAATACTGCTGACGATGATTTATCGTTTGTGATTAGTGCAAGTGGTCGAAATGGTTACTTGTCGTCGAAACGTAAAGGCGGTATGGGACAGCACGACATTTATCTGGTTACATTCTTAGGTCCTGAAAAACCCATGGTTCTTAGTAATGAAGACCACCTATTGGCAAGTCTAAATCAGACCATTACAGACAATGCAATGGAAAAGACCGTAGAGCTTAAAACAATACGTCTTACTGTTGTTAAAGGTGTTATAACTGATGCTATTAGTGGTAATCCTATAGAAGCAGAGATTGAAGTTATTGATAATGAAAAAGATGAAGTTGTATTCAGCAACAGGTCAAACTCAAAAACAGGTCGTTTTTTGGTTTCGCTACCATCAGGAAAAAACTACGGTTTAGCAGTTAAAGCTGACGGATATCTATTCCATTCAGAGAACTTTAATATACCTAAGACATCGGCTTATCGAGAAATAGAAAAAGAGATAAATCTGCACAATATCAAGAAAGACGCAAAGATTGTTTTGCGTAACGTGTTCTTTGAAACAGGAAAGGCGAACTTAAGAATAGAATCATATCCAGAGCTTAATCGATTGGCAAATGTCATGAAAGAGATACCTACTTTAAAAATCGAGATTAGCGGACACACAGATAATGTGGGTGGTGAGGCAATGAATTTGAAGTTGTCGAAAGATAGAGCAAAGTCAGTTGTAGACTATTTAATAATTACACAAGAGATTGCTCCCGAAAGAATAACTTACGCTGGATATGGTTTCAGCCAGCCAATAGCTGATAATATTACTGAAGATGGAAGACAACAAAATAGACGTGTTGAGTTCAAAGTAATTAGCGAGTAA
- a CDS encoding tetratricopeptide repeat protein: protein MKYLFLFLLSLLFTFKAIAQINDAAMQPIDTASTLILAGNQDAEIAYNNGVQLLNEKKYHEAIKAFDEALRHNPNFYRARQNKAVAYSSLEQYNSAIEELKIVVSAEKTNNRALYALGAAYYQIDKLSEALEYLSNAIQNGYSGFEAFYLAGQAAFRQQDYDAAIASFTLAIRAKHDSWEIYNDRGSAYRMAERYNEAIEDYKKAISLNTSSPIIYNNYGSALRKKGDLDAAILNYSMAIQIDFQNYIAYNNRGSAYIDKKMFDKAIEDFNKVIELKPTYAYGYNNLGSAYMKLKEYDKAIEAFGKAISAKPDYAEAYANLGAVKEMKHDIDGAIEAWKKAADLGYKDAVQYINYYKN from the coding sequence ATGAAGTATTTATTTTTATTTTTGCTATCACTACTATTTACGTTCAAGGCGATAGCGCAAATTAACGATGCGGCTATGCAGCCAATAGACACAGCATCTACACTTATTCTTGCTGGAAATCAAGATGCTGAAATCGCCTACAACAACGGAGTTCAGTTGTTGAACGAAAAGAAATATCACGAAGCTATAAAAGCTTTTGATGAGGCATTACGACACAATCCAAATTTTTATAGAGCAAGGCAGAATAAAGCTGTTGCTTATAGTTCACTCGAGCAGTACAACAGTGCTATTGAAGAGCTAAAGATTGTCGTTTCAGCTGAAAAAACCAACAATAGAGCACTGTACGCTTTAGGAGCAGCGTATTATCAAATTGACAAGCTCTCAGAAGCATTGGAATATTTAAGCAATGCCATTCAAAATGGTTATTCTGGGTTTGAAGCTTTTTATCTTGCCGGACAAGCTGCTTTCCGTCAACAAGATTACGATGCAGCAATAGCTTCATTTACGCTTGCAATCAGAGCTAAACATGATAGTTGGGAAATATATAACGATAGAGGAAGTGCTTACAGAATGGCCGAAAGATATAATGAGGCCATTGAAGATTACAAAAAGGCAATTTCTTTAAACACTTCATCGCCTATTATTTATAATAATTACGGAAGTGCACTTAGAAAAAAAGGAGATCTTGATGCTGCTATATTAAATTATAGTATGGCTATACAAATTGATTTTCAGAACTATATTGCATATAATAACAGAGGAAGTGCGTATATAGATAAAAAGATGTTCGATAAAGCAATCGAAGACTTTAATAAAGTGATTGAGTTAAAACCCACTTATGCGTATGGATATAATAATTTAGGTTCGGCTTATATGAAACTAAAAGAGTACGACAAAGCTATAGAAGCATTTGGTAAAGCAATATCAGCCAAGCCCGATTATGCAGAAGCTTACGCTAATTTGGGTGCTGTTAAAGAGATGAAACACGATATAGATGGTGCCATAGAGGCTTGGAAGAAAGCGGCAGACTTAGGCTACAAGGATGCTGTTCAATATATTAATTACTATAAAAACTAA
- a CDS encoding 6,7-dimethyl-8-ribityllumazine synthase codes for MATILKNLSNYDFSKVPSAGKMRFGIVVSEWNDNITMAMCKGAVETLINHGALDENIEISYVPGSFELSLGSQLMAKREDIDAVIALGCVIQGETRHFDFICQGVTYGITQVSLKYDKPVIFGVITSDNLQQAIDRSGGKHGNKGVEAAVTAIKMVALNKK; via the coding sequence ATGGCTACGATATTAAAAAACCTATCAAATTACGATTTTTCTAAAGTTCCATCTGCCGGCAAAATGCGATTTGGAATAGTTGTCTCAGAATGGAATGACAATATAACTATGGCAATGTGTAAAGGTGCTGTTGAAACACTTATAAATCACGGTGCATTAGATGAAAATATTGAGATATCGTATGTTCCCGGAAGTTTTGAGCTGAGCTTAGGTTCGCAACTTATGGCAAAAAGGGAAGATATAGATGCTGTTATAGCATTAGGTTGTGTTATTCAAGGAGAAACACGGCATTTTGATTTTATCTGTCAGGGTGTAACTTATGGTATAACACAAGTATCGTTAAAGTACGATAAACCAGTGATTTTTGGTGTAATAACATCTGATAACCTACAACAAGCAATTGACCGTTCGGGTGGAAAACACGGCAATAAAGGTGTTGAAGCAGCTGTTACGGCAATTAAAATGGTTGCTTTAAATAAAAAATAG
- a CDS encoding tetratricopeptide repeat protein: protein MSKKNEKAAGIENVGEVLGRTEQFIEDNQKIIIYVVIGIALVVLGYFGYRNYIYKPKAEEAAANMFQAEYYFEKDSMKLALYGDGNNFGFLYIIDEYSGTPSANLANYYAGIAFLNLSEYDNAIKHLKSFSSNDVIISAIANGAIGDAYVQKGDIEKGVNYYLKAAKNKKDTFNAPIFLMKAGIAYEELGKYKEALEVYKNIQTNFSESREGRNIEKYIARVEFLLKK from the coding sequence ATGTCTAAGAAAAACGAAAAAGCCGCTGGAATTGAAAATGTTGGAGAGGTATTAGGGCGTACCGAACAATTTATTGAAGACAACCAGAAAATTATTATCTATGTAGTAATTGGTATTGCGTTGGTTGTATTGGGATATTTTGGATACAGAAATTACATTTATAAACCCAAAGCTGAGGAAGCTGCTGCAAATATGTTTCAAGCCGAGTATTATTTTGAAAAAGATTCAATGAAACTTGCTCTTTATGGTGATGGGAACAATTTTGGATTTTTATATATCATTGATGAATATAGTGGAACACCTTCAGCCAATTTGGCTAACTACTATGCAGGTATAGCATTCTTAAATTTATCAGAATACGATAACGCAATAAAACACCTTAAATCGTTCTCTTCCAACGACGTAATAATTTCAGCAATCGCAAATGGAGCTATTGGAGATGCATACGTCCAAAAAGGAGATATAGAAAAAGGTGTTAATTATTACCTTAAGGCTGCAAAAAATAAAAAAGATACTTTTAACGCTCCTATATTCTTAATGAAAGCTGGCATTGCTTATGAAGAGTTAGGTAAATATAAAGAGGCGCTAGAAGTTTACAAAAACATTCAAACCAACTTTAGCGAAAGTCGAGAAGGCAGAAATATTGAGAAGTATATTGCGCGCGTTGAGTTTTTGTTAAAAAAATAA